A genomic stretch from Microtus ochrogaster isolate Prairie Vole_2 linkage group LG10, MicOch1.0, whole genome shotgun sequence includes:
- the Rap2c gene encoding ras-related protein Rap-2c produces MREYKVVVLGSGGVGKSALTVQFVTGTFIEKYDPTIEDFYRKEIEVDSSPSVLEILDTAGTEQFASMRDLYIKNGQGFILVYSLVNQQSFQDIKPMRDQIVRVKRYEKVPLILVGNKVDLEPEREVMSSEGRALAQEWGCPFMETSAKSKSMVDELFAEIVRQMNYSSLPEKQDQCCTTCVVQ; encoded by the exons ATGAGGGAATACAAGGTAGTGGTGTTAGGGAGCGGAGGGGTTGGCAAATCTGCCCTCACCGTGCAGTTTGTCACCGGGACTTTCATTGAGAAATATGACCCCACCATTGAAGATTTCTACCGCAAAGAGATCGAAGTGGACTCTTCCCCCTCAGTACTGGAAATTCTGGACACCGCAGGAACCGAGCAGTTTGCCTCCATGAGAGATCTGTACATCAAAAACGGCCAAGGTTTCATCCTGGTGTATAGTTTGGTTAATCAACAGTCTTTTCAG GATATCAAGCCAATGAGAGATCAGATTGTGAGAGTGAAGAGATATGAAAAAGTTCCACTAATCCTAGTAGGAAACAAGGTGGATCTGGAACCAGAAAGAGAGGTTATGTCTTCAGAAGGCAGAGCTCTGGCTCAAGAATGGGGCTGTCCTTTCATGGAAACATCAGCAAAAAGTAAATCAATGGTGGATGAACTTTTTGCTGAGATCGTCAGGCAAATGAACTATTCATCCCTCCCCGAGAAGCAAGATCAGTGTTGTACAACTTGTGTTGtccagtaa